In one Rutidosis leptorrhynchoides isolate AG116_Rl617_1_P2 chromosome 8, CSIRO_AGI_Rlap_v1, whole genome shotgun sequence genomic region, the following are encoded:
- the LOC139862969 gene encoding thioredoxin H2 gives MGSLLSSLVGGEETSNDGVSPSEESRVIEFHSSNRWQLHYNNSKQSPKLMVVDFSASWCGPCKMLEPFIRSLASKYPEIDFIKIDVDELQDVAKQFGVQAMPTLVLLKQGKEVERVIGAKKDELERKILKNREAPKFAA, from the exons ATGGGATCGTTGCTATCATCCTTGGTCGGCGGAGAAGAAACATCCAACGACGGTGTTTCACCATCGGAAGAATCAAGAGTCATCGAATTTCATTCTTCTAACCGTTGGCAACTTCACTACAATAATTCAAAGCAATCACCTAAATTAATGGTGGTTGATTTCTCAGCATCATGGTGTGGACCTTGCAAGATGTTAGAACCTTTTATTCGATCTCTCGCGTCTAAATATCCCGAAATCGATTTCATCAAAATCGATGTCGATGAATTACAG GATGTGGCGAAACAATTCGGGGTGCAGGCAATGCCGACGCTTGTATTGCTGAAACAAGGAAAAGAGGTGGAAAGGGTTATTGGTGCAAAGAAGGATGAACTCGAGAGGAAGATACTCAAGAACAGGGAAGCTCCCAAATTTGCTGCTTAA